AGAAGAAGGGGAAGAAGAGCAAGATGAGTCAGATTTGGTAAGCGCACCAGACATTTTTTCATCTAAAGATTTAATATCCTTCTGAACCTGTCGAGCAGTTTTCCAAGCCCTGcagtattaaattaatttttgtcTATCTCAGAGTTCTGAATCCAGCTTAAAGAAGAAGGTGAAAAAGAAGGCCAGATCAGACAGCCCTTGGCTCCGGCCTGCTAGAAAACGTAAAAAGAAGTTGAAGACAAAATCAATGGATATTTCAGGTAGAGTAatatttgtaagtgtgtgtctagCACCAGAAGTTACATAATTGGAGTCCGTCTGTgtcaatataaatacacatattaCTGGCCCCAGAGCTTGtcataccccttttccaccaaaaagaaccgggtgctggttcagagctagtgctggtgctggttcaaagttggttctactggcgaaccttctaagaaccggtttgcctttccatcggttagagagccgtcacagggccgagtctgacgtcactgtatacgtgtcacgtttcccagcaactgtagcgcaaacacaaacacatcaacaatggcggatgttgctttactgttaatgctcatggctttgtgaacctacattggcatccaaacgcggcgaatccaacgtgtacttgcagctccatgtaatctgtataaacggaggtggtaatcgagaaagtacataacattattttatcattaacacagaaaaaagttaaccttagcatgtagctacctactatcatgtgtgctgataattgatcatattgcggtaacgtaaaagtgtataaacactggtatacttaaggtacaatatcaaaggcgctaacagtagccccgcccacagcaccgcccacagcccctgaagCAAGCGATttttaagtctagaccagcaacattttttgtgctacttaagaaccacttttcctggttcagagacggtgctttggctgttgaaaaagaaagaactggttttaaattaggctctggctccgaaccagcactcaaactgcctcagatAAAAGGGGCATCAGAGATCATAGCTAAATAAACAGCATCAGGAAGACCAAGGACAAAGTTCAACTAGGGTTTGGTTAATCCCAAAGTTTTAATGTGCATCAGACCATTAAATCCATTAATGAAAAATGCAACAATTACGACATGAGATAAGGAGGGCATTAGTCAAACAAGCAACCGAAGAAGTTTAATTCCCAATAAGATCCCGCCATCACCGTGCTTCACTGTGAAATTTGTTGTTGTCAGGGTTATGAGAAATCTTGGGGTTCCACTAAAAGCAGCTGTTCTGTTTTGGTCTCGTCCGCTAAGAGAAACTTTTTCCACATATGTTTTGAGTCTCCATGGTGCTTTTAGGCAAAAGCTTGGCACAACCGTGAATTTGTCTGACTCTGAAAGCTGTCCAACGCAAGTCAGTAACTTGGTAATCAGGGAATTAATCATGTTCCAGGTGTTAAGAGATAAAACCTTCTGTTAGTTGAAGTTAGTGTAAGCTAGTGATCACTGACCATCATGCTATTGTTGGGTCTGGTATTTTCAGTTGCACCGAGTATATGTTGATTAACATAATAATGTTGAGTTCTTTCTGTATCTGATCTTCCACTTTTAGGTATGAATGACCAGACTCGGTTTGAGATTCCAGAGCAAactcctgctcctcttcctgccCCTGCTGACCAAGAAAAAGAGTACACAGAGGTTCCGTTAGAGTCGCTTAACCTCAAAGCCCAGGATGCCTTGCTGAAATCCGAAAGCAAGGGTGAGACTTGATTTAGTTCATATACTGAATTTGGAGACATTTGGAATCCCAAGTTGACAAGcgtctcttttttccccacataaTCAGAAGTTGAAAATACTGTTACGATTTTTAGATATTGTTCCTGTGCTGACGATGACTCATCAATGGAGTGCTCTCAGTACAACAAAGATGAAAGGATGCCCCCTGGTGGTGGTGAATACGTCCACCTGTGTTCAAGGGCTATTTTTTAAATACCCCAATATGCTAgaagttttttttccagtttaataatgtgtaaataagaataaatactGTTCTTTCCATAATTAtgtttatacatattttatttgtattttattttatctgaatGAACGCGTGAAGGATATCGACAAACCGAATGTCTCTAATTTAGTTTGAGGTTTTTGATTTGTAGGACATaatgtaaatcattttattcagaCTTTAAAAGAACCGATTACATGCATAACTTTACATTAAGTTGTTCAGCTTCTCTTAATCAAGGCACGTGTTATTTGTTGTGTAGAATTGTCTAGCACAGCTCAGAGTTCAGCGGCGGACATGGTACAGGAGCTTCCGCTGTGTAGCTGCCGCATCGAGACACCCAAGAGCCGAGAGATCCTCACACTGGCTGACAGGAAGTGTATGGCCACAGAGAGTGTGGATGGACAGGTGAGAACCTATAGTGCAGAAAATGATCGATtatggaaaattaatcaacaccaacTGACCAATCAAAATATTGAATTCAACTTCGCTCTGATATAGTAGCTATAGGCATCATTCTTCACTTTGATCTGTAGTAGTGCAATAAAAAGGCTTTGCATGATCACGCATGAGTTCACTCCAGCTTTACTCTTGTGTAGCTGAGTCGGTGTCAAAGTGCAGTTCTGAAGCACGAGATGATGAGGCCGTCAAACTCGGTGCAGCTGCTGGTGCTGTGTGAGGAGCATCGCACAGGAATGATCAAACATCAGTGCTGCCCTGGCTGTGGCTACTTCTGTAGGGCGGTGAGTGTACCTGTAGCTTTGAGCTGCGGGTGATCGTTTATTCATTTCCCTGTTGTTGCTCCTAGAAATTTTATGGAAATGTTCCTCTAGGGAACCTTCATGGAGTGCCAACCAGAGGTGAACATCTCTCACCGCTTTCACCGGCACTGCGCATCAGTACTGAAAGGTCAGAGCTTCTGTCCACACTGCGGTGAGGAGGTCAGCAAAGCCAAAGAGGTCACCATCGCTAAAGCAGACACCACCTCTACAGTGCCACAGAGCCAGAGCCCGAGCACCCCGGCAACTTCGGAGGGCAAAGCAGACACCACCACTGGAGGGTATGGGTATTTCTGTGTGGTTTAGAACGGCGTTTCTTTCAATAAAATTCAATTCTCTATCAGTCAGGTGGTAATGTCCAAATTGATTTTTGTGGAAACTAAATTATAGTAGTAGTTAAAGCAAAACATTAGATTCTACAAGAGCTCCAGAGCTGTGTAAATTTATGTACAGATCTTTCAAATCATCTCACTGGCTTGAGCTATTAAATGGATTAGACTAAATTCCAAAACAATTCTGtaattaaaggcagggtctcctttgtttgaaagccaatgttgacatttgaaatcaccaaaacaaacacacccctaacccaaatgggtcccacccctgtattgatagctccgcccacacatacatacgtaacccaggcaaataatggaaagaaatgtgtctttatcatagctgaagggaagaacaatacaattgcagataaacaagcaagcaaaaatgacacacaagcataatcatgcgaaggacggcatatattagttctgtgtaacaaagcaaaaccaacgttactcacctatcgagaaggaaaaaagcgcctcggcgtcttaagtaaagttggccacatattcacagattggagtttcccgaatcaataactcctgagctaaacgctgttactagcataatacggttgtagctgcgtctctacattactacgatcgaaaagaggtgttatttgtgtagtaacagcgtttagcttaGGAGTAACTTCCTGCTCCtccagttctctccagcgctggaaagctgatcctatattaacacgtcctacttcttgccttatcgtaagcctttcttcgctttctttctttgtttttatcctccatgtcaatgttaaaaccgctttctgctaatgtcacacatgcgcactgaacacccatattgacaagacacgcccctttctgctcattggctacatgtttgttttgatttttgtttattatttggcccgactcagttttctgaagcatttctcaaaaatcggagaccccacctttaagacaaataaaactagCCATTCAATTAGGACAAAAGAAATGGCACCCTATAAATGAAGAATGTCTTAGTGTCTGTCTTTGGCagctgcagtggctgagctgcattactggaaGCTTAACTGGTCTTTCAATGATTATTCTTTGTTTGGACATTTCCAAGTTTGTGTGCTTTGCATTTTGTGGAGGTTTGTGGGCATCACCAAATGTAAATGCTCACAccattgtgtgtatgatttaaGGTTGTCTCTCCTTTCGTTATCGGGAGAAGGGAGCGTAGACAGCACTTTATCTAGACCTTCTGAAGCTGGGAATGAATTACTTGCCCTCGAAGCCAGCAGGCCAGAGCACATAGGAGCTGGGGCTGGACCCTCTATAGCACCGCCTAAGGAGACTCTGGAAACCATTTTGTTGGCACTGGATGCAGAGAAGTAAGAAAAATAGACAAACTGAAACACACTTTGTCACACttttataatactgtaatacactTGTACCATGGTTCACATAAGTGTAAACTCTACGAGtctgattttaattttttttttttcatgttattcATAATAAGCCATATATTCATGTTTGATGTGATGCCTttattgtttcttctttttaggCCCAAGAAGCTTCGCTTTCATCCTAAACAGCTGTATATCTCTGCTAAGCAGGGGGAACTGCAGAAAGTCTTAATGATGCTTGGTACGATGCTGTGTCCTTATAAAAGCATATAGCCTTTTACACCCTTCATGGCAATCTTTATGATGCATATGTTTCTCTGTTTCCAGTGGATGGAATTGACCCAAACTTTAAGATGGAGAGCCAGAGCAAACGTACGCCTCTCCATGTAGCAGCTGAGGCTGGACATCAGGAGGTCTGCCACATGTTGGTCCAGGTCAGTATTAGTGCACCTCATGTACATAGGTTTAATCTTAACCATGTACATTAACGCTAACCATCTAGGGTTTCGTTTTCTTTATGTATGCGTGTCAGGCCGGTGCAAACCTGGACATATGTGATGAGGACCAGCGCACACCTCTGATGGAGGCTTGTGAGAACAATCAGCTGGATACAGTACGCTACCTATTGAGAGCTGGAGCCATCGTCTCCAACAAGGTCTGTTTCTttgttgtgtctgtctgtctatttatctgtctgtctatctacctgTTGCTTGTCTGTacattttgtgtctgtctgtcttgtcttgtctatCAAactatgtgtctgtttgtatttatttctaacagtccgtttttctgtctctcctaatttgcatatctgtctgtctttttgtccctATATATCTTCCTACccatctgtgtctgtctctctctctctttctttctgtctgtatcaTCCGTCCATCCACCCGCCtgcttttttgtctgtctgtctgtctttctgtatgttggtccgtctatctatctatacctttatctctctctttttctttgcgTTTGATCTATGTCTACACATACGTACATGTTTATTAATCCTAAAAAAgttatgaataaaaacataaaactctTCTTTTCAATCTGTCGTGTTTAGGATGCTGAAGGCTCTACGTGTCTCCACCTTGCTGCTAAAGCTGGACATTACAATATTGTAAAACACTTGCTGTTTACAGGCCTTGTGGACATAAACTGTCAGGTAAAGACAGTTTCCCACCATAGTTATATCATTAAGTTCTAGTCTTTAGTCTTGTAGCTGGGGATCTGGCAGTTTTacagctgtgtttttgtctgcagGATGACGGTGGCTGGACTTCTATGATTTGGGCGACAGAGTACAAACACGTTGAACTGGTCAAGCTGCTGCTATCGAATTGTGCCGATCCCAACATCAGAGACAAGGTCAGTGTGGATCTTCAAATCTGgaaataaaattacacaaagTTTTAGCGCAGCCTTTTTTTGGGATAATTTTCCCGAATCACTGGAAAGCTAGAagttaagcaaaaaaaaacaaaaaaaaaaaacttttgatcTTAATTTTGTAAATGCAAAGTTGTCATGCTATACGTATATTTAAGAAACAAGTCAATTTGATTTCTTATTTTAACCTCACAGCACAGCTAGGACACCACTCTACTACACCAGTATTAGTCAGCTTTTTAAGATATTATACACTGCCTATTCCTTTGGTTACATTTGGACATTATTATATAACGTAGTGTTTTATCTTGGTAGGAGGAGAACATCTGTCTGCACTGGGCTGCTTTCTCTGGCTGTGTGGAGATCGCTGATGTTCTTCTGAGTGCCAAGTGTGATCTTAACACCGTTAATGTGCATGGAGACTCACCACTGCACATCGCATCACGGGAAAACCGGGTGGATTGTGTCTCGTGAGTGCAACCTGATTAGAACGCCAATTAACGCTTATTCCATCGGATGACTGACAGCTCAGAAGACACTTTCAAACTGTTCAGGAATTTGTACAGAGGTGTATACTGCGCCGGAATGATGATCTGATCCATTAAAATGTTCAGATTAGAGTAGATATAGGAACTGGCATCTTAGTGGCGTACCACTATTCTGataatatatagtatgtatgtGAAACCAGTTCCGCTGGCTTCAGGGACGCTCAAAGTTTAAATGTGTTCTAAATGCTGTGTAAATCTGTTCAGATGTTTTTGTGATATTAaattattcactgtacatacgATGGtggaaattaatatttttttctgcttcaaGGTGACGGTCTGTTGTTCGTTTATCGTTATTGTGATTATTAGGGAAACATAGTAGCTTAGTGAATAGCACTTTTGCACCACACCTCCAATCttggggttcaattccaacttgtGTGTTCAATCCAAAAGACATTCATCGTAGGCTGatttgtccatagtgtgtgtgcgcgattGTTCCCTGCTTTGGTTCTCAGAGTCCCCAGGGATAGCCTCAAGGGTCCCAGAGTAGGATAAACAGAAAATGTATGAgattttccaataaaaaaatagttaGAGAATAAGGAGCCATGCTTAACATAAATCCTGAGCTCACTTGAGCGGTCAGTCTTCATTGATCTGTTGTAATTTAGCTAAGCTTTTTTTATAAGGTgacgtttatttaacattcgtggcaggagtcttcagtgtgagcgcttttaacagtcagagataaagctgtTCGAGAGAGAGTTTGTTTTTGCTTCATGGTGTTTTTaggagaaagggaaaaaaaaagagaggctggtgaaagaaagacagaaataaagaatgCGATAAGAtgaactaacttgtttcatgGACAAGAAATGTATTAGCGATTGATAGCATAAAGTTAAGcacatgattttattgaaagATTTAATCCTAGTATTAAGTACTACTATCTACTACTAAAGTAAGTCGTGTCTCAACTTTATACCAACTGCAGGTTGTTTCTGTTGCGGGGTGCTGACGCCAACCTAAAGAACAGGGAAGGAGACTCGCCACTAGAGTGCTGCAGCCAGAACTCCAAGGTGTGGAACGCTTTGCAAGCCAGCAAGAGGCAGAAGGAGGCAAGCGGTCAAGGACATACCTCAGGAGAAAAGCTCCTCAACAGGTGGTTTGAACCATCATACTAGTTCAAATCGTGCATATTATTACGCTTCTCACTTTATCAGTACAGCATTGTACCTCTCAATCCTCATGATGTTGtgtcatagttttttttttattctcatgctttttgttttcttgtattacttttttttttattccagcaaATCCTGTCCGGTATAATCGTATTTTCGAAGTTATACAATTACAACAAATGATGCGCTTTTCCAGAAGGGGCTAACTGTAGCTTTTTGATCTGTTAGCCCAGGGACATTAATAAGTGGGGTAgttaacacaaaataaatagaatgcAAACAACCACCTCCATTTTATTCCCCCTTTCTGATGCCACTGAGAGCTAGGGTTAGACAAGCTTAGTGTAATtgatttgtaattttatttactttacatatattctattacatatgtgtgtgcgtgtatacgtagtcttgtgtgtgtgagagtgtgtgtgtgtgtgtgtgtgtgtatgtatgtatatatatatatatatatatatatatatatatatatatatatatatatatatatatatatatatatatatatgtatatgtatatgtgtgtgtgtatgtatatatatatatatatatatatatatatatatatatatatatatatatatatatatatatatatatatatatatacacacagtatataaaccGATAATGTTAAATtgtactaaatatttatttattgcatattttctattgttttaatacatttccatatgtcttcattttgttttgctttagttTATTTTGGGTATTTTGTGTTACTTTACTTGCTGACTGACTCACTAACTTACACTTATTTACTGGTTTACTGACTCTAGTTACCGTCGTGCTTTAGTTACAGACTTACTGATTactctttcttactctctgatttactgactgatttatttcacttacaGGCTTTACTGACTTACTTTAcctaatgatttatttacttactcggtgactgactgactgactgacttactgactgacttactgaccTGCTTACTTTACTTTCCTACTGACATACTATTATTACTTACTCTTTTAACTTAACGACTTACTTACTGGATTACTGACTGACTCACCTTTCCTGACTTTCTCGTTTTACTCTGATGTTTTATGGTGAcgaatacaaaatgttttatctgCCTGTACTCAGGGATATATCGCGAGGTTATGAGAAAGTACCTGTGCCATGTGTGAATGCTGTGGACAGTGAGCCCTGCCCCAATGACTACAAATACGTGCCTGATAGCTGTGTCACCTCACCCATAAACATTGACAAAAACATCACCCACTTACAGGTAAAGCAACTTATAATATTTCTATTAGTGTGAAAAGAGCACAAGATTGGtgggtgtgtatttgagtggtattttgtgtcttttgtgtaaGATTAATCTATCTGTTGTTTTATCTAACGTGTGATAAGATACGTACGGAGCTTTTTACAAGAGGATACGCGTCAGACTTCAACACTGAAATTGTACCAAAAAGTAAATAGGTCCGAATTAAAGAGGGAAGTCTACATGCACGAACATAAGAACATAAAGGTGGTTGTAGGTCAAAGATCCCGTTACAAATGTCTCCAGCCTTTTTACAGGAAATTTACTTTCCtgaagtttattttttcctgaacACTTTCCTAGAGCAAAGTAAATAATtcaatcatattttttaaaatcatatttttttcagtgacCCTCTAGGTTTAAAATATcacttttcttttataaatattatattatattttattatatatttaccaACAGACTTTTGCTCGTCATAAAGGATACCAAAAATAATGGAATAGATACCGCAAAATCGTCATAAATAATATCCATGTGTGCTTCAAAGACGAGCCTTTTTTAATATGACAGTATTGTTTTTTCATACAGTTCTATTGAATTCTAAATCGGTGGCCTGACGTTTTGTCTCTTCCAGTACTGCGTCTGCAAAGACGACTGCTCCTCGGCCAGCTGCATGTGCGGTCAGCTCAGCCTGCGCTGCTGGTATGACAAGGTGTGGCTGATTATCTTGTGTTCACATTCAGAACAAAATTCTTCTATTCAATATCAATGTTATTGATCTTGTGAAGTTGCTCCACAGTTCAAGAGTTTAGGATCACTTTTGGGATCaaattttcttctttgtttagTTGTGCATCGAAGCCTCACACTcagatgaaaagaaagacacttctttctttctggccATTTTGTGCTTGTAAACAAAGCCAAATCTCCAGGTGCTCCGGATACTAAACAAACCACAAGGAGACCACTTTTATTGCTCCCTTAATCAGTACATCTGTTTTTAGCTGCGCTAGCACAATTGCAAAGGCGCTTTCTAATAATCAGTTAGCCTCGTAAAATGATTAACGTGGATTAGCAAATCTAACATGAGGTTGAAACAGAGGACTGATGGTTGCTGATAACGGGCCTCTGTTCGACGATGTAGATCTTTCTTTAAAATCACCTGATCATGGGTTTTTCTTTGGAAAACAAGGACTCTTCTAAGTGATCCCAGACTTTTGAatggtagtgtagtgtatgtgtcCGACACGCTCAGGACTCACTGACCTTTGCGTTCGCTCTCAGGAGAGCCGCCTACTGCCAGAGTTCTGCTCCGAAGAGCCACCTTTCATTTTCGAGTGCAACCATGCCTGTTCCTGCTGGAGAACCTGCAAGAACCGCGTCGTTCAAAACGGACTACGGTAGCGATGTCGTGTCACCATGAGCAACCTAATGTTTAACTTTATATGAAGTTTCTCAGTACTTTCTAACAAAGGTTTTCTGCCATCAGGATTCGACTGCAGCTGTTCAGGACTCAAAAAATGGGCTGGGGTGTTCGGACATTACAGGACATCCCTCGAGGAACCTTCGTCTGCGAGTGAgcttctctcatttctctctgtgGCTGgctctctggtgtgtgtgtgtgtgtgtgtgtgtgtgtgtgtgtgtgtgtgtgaagtacaGTTTTGTACATGTTCTGATATCCTCTTATACGCAGATACGTTGGGGAAATCATCTCGGACGCAGAAGCCGATGTCAGGGAGATTGATTCCTACCTTTTCAGCTTGGACAGCAAGGTAGCGCAAGACTAAAAACAATCCGCTTCATAATGCCTCACATAATGCCTTTTGTGGTACATCTGAAGCCCTGCTGGTCTTGCAGGTTGTTTTCTGCATCTACTGTCTTCGTATTTTCCCTAAGGTGGAAACAGGGAAAGTTTGCAGTTGCTTTGAGCTCAATTTCACACGTTGTTGCATCATAAAATGGCACCTAGTGCAGGTTGTGAGTGTTGCAGACAGTGACACTAAAGCAGGCTACAGCAGGAGGCTCTTCTGGGGTTAATACAAAAGTATAGACATTTATGACTGTGTTATTATCAGTAGAGTTAAACCTTTGATAATTGGGTGTGTAAAGCCTCCctattgttttacatttatggtatttagcagactcccttatccagagcgaccaACAAAAGTGCTCTGAAGTCaccactggttcactaggtcacagacttagGAGACCGTCAGCCTACAAACTCTGTtgcataattgtttttttaataaagaaaacaaagcgGGTGGAAAAAAgctagtttgtgtgttttagtaaGAGGTAGCTCTTCTCCTGTCATTTgtagacagccagtgactcagcacTTCTGACATCTAGGACCTCGGTGCTAGAAATGAAGAGTCCTATTTCtgttgcagtgtgtgtttacactgaacTGGATGCTTTGTGTTCTTAAatagagtatttatttatttatttttccaacaTAATGCTTCTAAAAATAGCCTGTCATCCAATATTAAAGTTATGAGCTTTATCTCTTGGCTCCCAGACTCACATGGATGAACCGAATGGAAGAGAAGTGCGAAGGTTTTTAGTTTCATTGACCGACGTTCCTTACTGCTTCTACTATATTTAGCTAATCCGAAAATCTGTAAGAAATTCCTTCACTTTAACTGCCCCGCTTACAACGTGATGCAATTAGCATAATAGCCATTAATTCAAGCTGATATTGGTACACACTGAACCGCAGGACTGTCAGCAGTCAAGCTGTAATCTGGAAGCTGTTGCTACTTTAATT
This genomic interval from Tachysurus vachellii isolate PV-2020 chromosome 17, HZAU_Pvac_v1, whole genome shotgun sequence contains the following:
- the ehmt1b gene encoding histone-lysine N-methyltransferase EHMT1 isoform X5, with protein sequence MSAYRRRWGKKKKEQSVRSSRSGLMEALGRKQPAGLIKGITGKRELMKTDSMKDTHSKAEEGLEEPSIKQAEPFKTAEELNGTFKSTEPDKDQQDLDVQRSSTQSHTMENGLSETDPPHGSTVGSNGYILSKPQDDSPATQHRTTWSPKGTSPIGYAAKTLPLSATSQTQGQGALRTNASTGPSLAEGRLENETKNGTATNTPPRVTVHRARKTMSRPASNHALKVLNREIKEPSVVKGESVDRSEAQPPAQANPTQNQLPQKQTDATPAPVATPAKPHTASVLRKKKRKMGTYSLVPKKKTKVLKQRTVLEMFQRVPQSPPTPQVSFQSCSLHQPKEAMQVNGERAENESDESESEDESEDEEDTVGKEETAEASQEDSRLESIPQLGEEHESEETAEEEGEEEQDESDLSSESSLKKKVKKKARSDSPWLRPARKRKKKLKTKSMDISGMNDQTRFEIPEQTPAPLPAPADQEKEYTEVPLESLNLKAQDALLKSESKELSSTAQSSAADMVQELPLCSCRIETPKSREILTLADRKCMATESVDGQLSRCQSAVLKHEMMRPSNSVQLLVLCEEHRTGMIKHQCCPGCGYFCRAGTFMECQPEVNISHRFHRHCASVLKGQSFCPHCGEEVSKAKEVTIAKADTTSTVPQSQSPSTPATSEGKADTTTGGLSLLSLSGEGSVDSTLSRPSEAGNELLALEASRPEHIGAGAGPSIAPPKETLETILLALDAEKPKKLRFHPKQLYISAKQGELQKVLMMLVDGIDPNFKMESQSKRTPLHVAAEAGHQEVCHMLVQAGANLDICDEDQRTPLMEACENNQLDTVRYLLRAGAIVSNKDAEGSTCLHLAAKAGHYNIVKHLLFTGLVDINCQDDGGWTSMIWATEYKHVELVKLLLSNCADPNIRDKEENICLHWAAFSGCVEIADVLLSAKCDLNTVNVHGDSPLHIASRENRVDCVSLFLLRGADANLKNREGDSPLECCSQNSKVWNALQASKRQKEASGQGHTSGEKLLNRDISRGYEKVPVPCVNAVDSEPCPNDYKYVPDSCVTSPINIDKNITHLQYCVCKDDCSSASCMCGQLSLRCWYDKESRLLPEFCSEEPPFIFECNHACSCWRTCKNRVVQNGLRIRLQLFRTQKMGWGVRTLQDIPRGTFVCEYVGEIISDAEADVREIDSYLFSLDSKVGDMYCIDARFYGNISRFINHHCEPNLFPCRVFTSHQDLRFPHIAFFASKNISAGDELGFDYGDHFWDVKGKLFSCQCGSSKCKRSVVAIAQQQADSTPEEQQATTLPDTSSSTTPPSPT
- the ehmt1b gene encoding histone-lysine N-methyltransferase EHMT1 isoform X1; translated protein: MSAYRRRWGKKKKEQSVRSSRSGLMEALGRKQPAGLIKGITGKRELMKTDSMKDTHSKAEEGLEEPSIKQAEPFKTAEELNGTFKSTEPDKDQQDLDVQRSSTQSHTMENGLSETDPPHGSTVGSNGYILSKPQDDSPATQHRTTWSPKGTSPIGYAAKTLPLSATSQTQGQGALRTNASTGPSLAEGRLENETKNGTATNTPPRVTVHRARKTMSRPASNHALKVLNREIKEPSVVKGESVDRSEAQPPAQANPTQNQLPQKQTDATPAPVATPAKPHTASVLRKKKRKMGTYSLVPKKKTKVLKQRTVLEMFQRVPQSPPTPQVSFQSCSLHQPKEAMQVNGERAENESDESESEDESEDEEDTVGKEETAEASQEDSRLESIPQLGEEHESEETAEEEGEEEQDESDLSSESSLKKKVKKKARSDSPWLRPARKRKKKLKTKSMDISGMNDQTRFEIPEQTPAPLPAPADQEKEYTEVPLESLNLKAQDALLKSESKEVENTVTIFRYCSCADDDSSMECSQYNKDERMPPGGELSSTAQSSAADMVQELPLCSCRIETPKSREILTLADRKCMATESVDGQLSRCQSAVLKHEMMRPSNSVQLLVLCEEHRTGMIKHQCCPGCGYFCRAGTFMECQPEVNISHRFHRHCASVLKGQSFCPHCGEEVSKAKEVTIAKADTTSTVPQSQSPSTPATSEGKADTTTGGLSLLSLSGEGSVDSTLSRPSEAGNELLALEASRPEHIGAGAGPSIAPPKETLETILLALDAEKPKKLRFHPKQLYISAKQGELQKVLMMLVDGIDPNFKMESQSKRTPLHVAAEAGHQEVCHMLVQAGANLDICDEDQRTPLMEACENNQLDTVRYLLRAGAIVSNKDAEGSTCLHLAAKAGHYNIVKHLLFTGLVDINCQDDGGWTSMIWATEYKHVELVKLLLSNCADPNIRDKEENICLHWAAFSGCVEIADVLLSAKCDLNTVNVHGDSPLHIASRENRVDCVSLFLLRGADANLKNREGDSPLECCSQNSKVWNALQASKRQKEASGQGHTSGEKLLNRDISRGYEKVPVPCVNAVDSEPCPNDYKYVPDSCVTSPINIDKNITHLQYCVCKDDCSSASCMCGQLSLRCWYDKESRLLPEFCSEEPPFIFECNHACSCWRTCKNRVVQNGLRIRLQLFRTQKMGWGVRTLQDIPRGTFVCEYVGEIISDAEADVREIDSYLFSLDSKVGDMYCIDARFYGNISRFINHHCEPNLFPCRVFTSHQDLRFPHIAFFASKNISAGDELGFDYGDHFWDVKGKLFSCQCGSSKCKRSVVAIAQQQADSTPEEQQATTLPDTSSSTTPPSPT